AGTGCAATGATACACAACATTGTAAAAACTGTAAACATAAATCACTGCTTCTACCTATGTTTACAGTTTGCTTAGTCAGATCATTCTGCTTATGACTTTACATTACTAATCAAGTATACAATAATCATAGAATGCAAAATAATGGACATGGATAGGTGAAAGTGCTGTCATCTGTCTGGTCGCATAGGTTAATCACTATTGCTTGAGAACATTTTGGTATTTCAATTTAGTGGAGTTTAGTATGGCATGTAATAAACTCACCCAACATAGCTTTCACTTTTTTGCATGATTAcagtaaaagttatttttaggCCTTTAAGTCTCAGCAAAAGGTGtttaagatgaaaaaataattaacaaaaaaagcAGTGGAATTTTCCCAGTGAAGAGCTGGAGTGAAATGTTGATAATAATGTGAGTTCAAGTGAGGGACAGGGTGTGGGATTTTTGCGTTtttgttctaaaaaaaacacacacacaacatgtcaCACACTACAAATAATACCTACTGTCAATTTGTTGCTCAATAACATTATTTCCTGTGAGCAGCAGTTCTTGGAGGTCAAGAGATGCATGTCCGACGTCCACACACTCCTCATCGTCGTCCATCGGCTCACTGACTACTGTAAACTGTAACCTGCCGTGACAGATCATTGTTTAAATACTGTGATTCGCTTCTACTCACATCTATAAAGAAAGAGGACAGAGCGAGtgaaattacacaaaaaaaacacaaatgatgccACAGTACCTGCCCTGGTTGGGGTCAGTGCCCTCCAGCATGGTATAAAGATACTGTCTGAGTGGAGCAGACTGTGAACCATCCACGTAGATCACTGAGACAGACCAGAGAGAGATTTGAGATAAAGGAGCtatgaaaagaaaacttaaaGAGCTCACCAACTCTCACCTCGTGTAAAGTTGTAGTgaacctcctccccctctgtggGTTTGCGAAGGGACATGGGCGTCTCTGTCGTCTCCATGGGGACACCCAGCAGCCGATATTCCACATACACGCGCTGCACCGACTTGTCCAGTGCCACGCGTGAGGATGGTTCAAACGTCAGGGACAGAATCTCCACTCTCAGCTTGTCTCTCTGAAACTCGGTAAAATTAAGCTTATAATAATTCCGAAATCTCAATTATAGGGCTTAACAATCTGTAGGTCCGACATCCTCTGTCCCTAACCGTCTACGAGAGTGAGGAAAAACTACAGAAAGACGCTTCTAACAGGGGGACAATGCAGCAACCTCAAGGAGAGACACAGGTGAGGGATCCCTCTCCCAAGACGGACAGTAGAGCAATAGGTATCGTATTACAGAGAACATCaacaaaataagaatatttaaaatatttatgaaaaaagcAGTGTCTGATGGAGAGATAACAATGTTTAATCTGATGTGTTTCAActgaagcaaatgaaaaacagacatctgactcatatatttatatatctttttatattgACGTATCTATTTATGTCATACATTTTGACCAGTTATAAAAGTCAAACTCATAATAGATctaacaataaaaagaaagccaaacttttccctcttttctccattgttaattcattttttaaagttgtacCTTTCTTATTTTGCGTTTAGGTGGAATGATGATTAAGGTGCTTTGTGAGGAACTTGACTCTGAGGAATCAGGGGCTTCActgtctcctgcagcagctgtgtagtaagaataaaaacaagaaaaacatgatatatttcattttaaattcgACTGGCTGAGCTGAGAATTAAAGTCATGTCGGTGTGTGACAGCTTCATATGTTTTCCATGCATTATTTGTATAAATAATGTCCGGATTTAGTAAAGGATTTGAGGTCAAATGGTTTAATATattatgtgttttatgtatAAAGCAGGTGATCAGAGGTctgttgtgtgtatttgaatatttaccactctccctccttccctcctcttcatccactGACAGCTGATCCACAGAGAGGAGGTCCTGAGAAGAAGAAACGAGACAACGGCCAGTTTTGCAAATGCTGTAGCCTAATTTCTAATTACTCCTGAGTCTCCTTtcacaacatatatatattttccaggAGCACATCTCTACCAGATGTTGTTTTAAGGCTCCTTGAGAGACGGTGAGCAAGCTCCTACCTGAGTCCTGGCATCGCTCGCAGAACTTCCCCTCGACAGAGTGGCCAGCGATTGTCTGGGAGAAGTTCCCTCTGAAGAGCTTCAAaagatttttaataaattctgATTATTTAATCCTAATTTATCTagaaaagaacaacacagtTGGCTGCGTGGGGATCTTATTTCCTcgtttgtcttcctgtttaGGAACGTAACACCAAAAAGTATGACGGTAACAAGGAAATGGcatggaataaaaaacaacaacatacgtCCGAGCTGCCACGTGTGAAGGTGTGGTCAGTCTTGGCTCGGGTCTCAGATGGGTTGAGCTCTGGTGAAGGTCAGGCGACCTCCTGGTggatctctttctgtcttttgacTGACGTGTGTCCAGAGGTTTCACATGGGTGTTCAGCTCTGGTCGTATGTTCTGTGGGCTTTTCTGTTTGccaggaggaggctgaggctgCAAAGAGATGAATAAAGAGCCAATAAGAAAATGAAGATTAAACcacattttcacagaaaacacagttcAGCAGTGAATATACAACTATTATAGGTTCTTAAATCCCACCAaggcttttgtttctctctgcactGCTTTggtaggtaaaaaaaaaagcagacatcCAGCCATAGGGTATGTTTAAACTAGAGCCGGACCGATATATTGGTTGGACGATAATATTGGctgatattagcctttcacagacatatcgatATTGTctgatatgtttagagcccgaccgatattttCCGCCaaccgatatgagcctttaaatgtatttaaattttcttaattcaagttctatttatttggttgtatttgtcattcttattttttttatgataaagtttatggttccactaaaatatcaagcctcaattacatttctttgtcataaaggtttgatagcgacatcttagaatcattgacagatttaaataaatatttatatcggccgatgtattggtatcaggaatcttgtactccctaatatcgatattggcattggcccccaaaaatccatattcatatttgaggACTTCCTCACCTGTCCCATGACCTGATGTCAGCAAACTGAACACTTCTTACAAACATTTGTCTTTAGAGGGTGGGATTAAGGTTGTCATTGCTAATTATCAGTTCATACATATCATACATCCATCATCGACACAGCAGAATTAAGAATTACCTTCACTCTGGGCTTTGCTATGGGCTTCTGTGGCccctcagcctcctctctcctcctctcctccctcccagtGCTTTCTGTTTTTGAGTCCTGCCTCCCCTGTCTACCCAGCGAGTCGTCCACCGGAGTCTGTAAGGGGTACCTCCATTTTATCATGACCCTGACCATGCCCCGAGGTCCACCGGCTGGATCCCTCAGAACATAGTCACCTGGCAGGGCAGAGAGAAACAttagaacaaaaaaactgagtTGAGTCATTTGAGAGCAGCTACTCTGGCTCTTTAAAGTGCCTATTCTGAAATGCAGAGGATTTCATTTCAAGAAGGATCAGTTACATCATGTGACCATAAAACTAAATATTGGCTTTCACCTTTATATAAGTTGACTCAAGTAAGGGATGgagatgaatatgaaatcatatACTGGTAAgtatttattctattctatttttctctctccctcacctctgATCTCCCTGCCTGTAGCCAGGGTTCGCAGTGGGATGGGGGTCTTGGCCAGATAAGCTGGTGGCATCTGTTCATCGCTGTCATCAAACACATACACCCAAAGACTGCTAGACCTGGGCACAGGAGCAGTGGAATCTCTTAAGTATTTTGCCAAACAGTGATTCCATAAATTATTGGTAACATCTTGGGGCAAGACTTTGCAATTAAAGGCAACTTAAACTCCAAAAATATACACTATACCTCATGTAGTGCAACACATCAGCCGTTACCGCGAGAGGGTAGCTGGTGGTATCATTGAACACCGGGTCAGCCGTGCACTGGACTGTTTGAGAGACGTGAGGCGGCAGGTCGTAGAACCTGTAAGTCAGGTAGGCGTCAGGAAGTAGTCCTGGCCAGCGAGCATCGAGGCCCACGCAGCGCTCCAACATAACCACCAACTGATTGGGGATGCCTCCACCGTAGTCATGTAACTCCTGTCATGATAAACACATTATGTCATTAACACAGGGCCTGTGTACGCGAagaaaaaatttcaaaaactgGGGCAAAGTATAACAGAGACCATTTGTATTGCAAGATACCGTTTGAGATTTAGAACTTGTTGTCTCTGTCTTACTTCACAACCGCTGTCTTGCCAGCCATGAGAGATGTGCACAGGACTCCTCCATGCTGCTGTCCTCCTTTCAGCTGGTTTGGCTGAGACAGTGTCCATGGGCTCTGCAGCAGGGAACAGGCGCACCCAGAAATCCACAACACCAACAATTTCAGCTTCAGGGCCttgatgagagacagagaaagacattttttttacatgagtgGATGCCTGTATTTCTAAAATCAATAAAGATTCACAAACACAGGTCATAAGTAGGTTAGTAAGTTATAGATTATATTACATCATCTTATTACAGCATATAAGAGATGTTAACAGTATGCAGGGGAAGAAGCATCAAATTCTGTGATACAGTTAAAGTTTCCAAAACTCCTCACCTGTGACGTTGACACACCCATTAATacgctcccctctcctctccatggcGCCCACGAGAGACATCTGCCCACTTCCATGAGTCACAAACTGAACCCCTCCTAAGGCTTGGTGGAGCTCCACTCTGACCCTCGACCCCTGACCTCCCAGCCTGCCCAGGTCGCGGGCTGTTAGAGCATAGCGTGACGTGAAGCCGTAGTTGGGCTGACAGCCTGACACTAGAGGAGTGGAATGCACCTCAAAGTCCAACAGGCTGTAGGTGCAGAAAGTCACAATGTCCTCACCACTGTCCACCCCTGCACTGATCCTGCCCATAACCCGAAGCCCTGCTGGGGTGAATGTTGCAGCCTGgaggtgcaaaaaaaacaaacagatatcAGCATCCTGGGAGACCTGAGCGGAATTATTCTGGATTAAAACTATCTAGTTCAGGTACAAGGTCTGAGTTTTCACCTTGAGGTGGATCTCCAGCAGCGACTCCCCGCCCCTTAGCTGAGAAAAACACATGTCGTCTTCAATGAGCTGTACCACCTCCTGATCTCCAGCTGGCCAGGTGTACTGTACTGGTATAGTCCGATTGTAGT
The sequence above is a segment of the Scophthalmus maximus strain ysfricsl-2021 chromosome 2, ASM2237912v1, whole genome shotgun sequence genome. Coding sequences within it:
- the rpgrip1 gene encoding protein fantom isoform X1 → MSSVMDETAGDLPVRDVGLMRGGLMPTVPDTLRDVKPWKKHHVMKTKDPQRLFRFPREHLEDLCLRLQEENSLLRQHTRTQEQRLRRVSTRLMRLRQARPGSAGVKERDMEDTIQELEAHVAMLESQKGVLQNKLSLAKQHIMDLGGRTPYKFSKGKSMEVEGAVRRAAQTAPARYGPMMEDNRAEMERFRSSVTEQVKVAELELTAQTLRDTLRDKEKEMEGTVKEMRKQQADRHRITIRENVDLIRLQNQLSNKSTTLRVTQEKFNDLQEAYENQLEESQRSLKESQGALLEKVEELTEQLKQEKQSALALQGQLTTAALSLQGLDKLQERISDLEGERDTIKENYDTLLESTLSAQSNPDGHVEKRSKLDRNSEDVGQSICRLDIQRLEEILQAEREERDRLEREKEKLRQEKEILEEQRDRERGFSGVTRDEREHLEQEVLQYREQVSALQDRLDSVTKEFDMSAEDLSETLLQIKAFRMQQESREGLSFLCADGKVEDMPRELVNIQATHAETVLELQKTRNLLLVEHQISKDLKEELKTVGQKIEREREESRKRMAEKDKLLSKRALQINTLQAQLKELAYSPRNYNRTIPVQYTWPAGDQEVVQLIEDDMCFSQLRGGESLLEIHLKAATFTPAGLRVMGRISAGVDSGEDIVTFCTYSLLDFEVHSTPLVSGCQPNYGFTSRYALTARDLGRLGGQGSRVRVELHQALGGVQFVTHGSGQMSLVGAMERRGERINGCVNVTGPEAEIVGVVDFWVRLFPAAEPMDTVSAKPAERRTAAWRSPVHISHGWQDSGCEELHDYGGGIPNQLVVMLERCVGLDARWPGLLPDAYLTYRFYDLPPHVSQTVQCTADPVFNDTTSYPLAVTADVLHYMRSSSLWVYVFDDSDEQMPPAYLAKTPIPLRTLATGREIRGDYVLRDPAGGPRGMVRVMIKWRYPLQTPVDDSLGRQGRQDSKTESTGREERRREEAEGPQKPIAKPRVKPQPPPGKQKSPQNIRPELNTHVKPLDTRQSKDRKRSTRRSPDLHQSSTHLRPEPRLTTPSHVAARTSSEGTSPRQSLATLSRGSSASDARTQDLLSVDQLSVDEEEGRRESAAAGDSEAPDSSESSSSQSTLIIIPPKRKIRKRDKLRVEILSLTFEPSSRVALDKSVQRVYVEYRLLGVPMETTETPMSLRKPTEGEEVHYNFTRVIYVDGSQSAPLRQYLYTMLEGTDPNQGRLQFTVVSEPMDDDEECVDVGHASLDLQELLLTGNNVIEQQIDIVSMDEDKEVIGNLKVSLEAAKALTGIYQEFHQQDETKEEDKTEGEEEELEEDEKEKKEADEQEEVTEKDQIKVIDYDDDSDF
- the rpgrip1 gene encoding protein fantom isoform X2, translated to MSSVMDETAGDLPVRDVGLMRGGLMPTVPDTLRDVKPWKKHHVMKTKDPQRLFRFPREHLEDLCLRLQEENSLLRQHTRTQEQRLRRVSTRLMRLRQARPGSAGVKERDMEDTIQELEAHVAMLESQKGVLQNKLSLAKQHIMDLGGRTPYKFSKGKSMEVEGAVRRAAQTAPARYGPMMEDNRAEMERLSSVTEQVKVAELELTAQTLRDTLRDKEKEMEGTVKEMRKQQADRHRITIRENVDLIRLQNQLSNKSTTLRVTQEKFNDLQEAYENQLEESQRSLKESQGALLEKVEELTEQLKQEKQSALALQGQLTTAALSLQGLDKLQERISDLEGERDTIKENYDTLLESTLSAQSNPDGHVEKRSKLDRNSEDVGQSICRLDIQRLEEILQAEREERDRLEREKEKLRQEKEILEEQRDRERGFSGVTRDEREHLEQEVLQYREQVSALQDRLDSVTKEFDMSAEDLSETLLQIKAFRMQQESREGLSFLCADGKVEDMPRELVNIQATHAETVLELQKTRNLLLVEHQISKDLKEELKTVGQKIEREREESRKRMAEKDKLLSKRALQINTLQAQLKELAYSPRNYNRTIPVQYTWPAGDQEVVQLIEDDMCFSQLRGGESLLEIHLKAATFTPAGLRVMGRISAGVDSGEDIVTFCTYSLLDFEVHSTPLVSGCQPNYGFTSRYALTARDLGRLGGQGSRVRVELHQALGGVQFVTHGSGQMSLVGAMERRGERINGCVNVTGPEAEIVGVVDFWVRLFPAAEPMDTVSAKPAERRTAAWRSPVHISHGWQDSGCEELHDYGGGIPNQLVVMLERCVGLDARWPGLLPDAYLTYRFYDLPPHVSQTVQCTADPVFNDTTSYPLAVTADVLHYMRSSSLWVYVFDDSDEQMPPAYLAKTPIPLRTLATGREIRGDYVLRDPAGGPRGMVRVMIKWRYPLQTPVDDSLGRQGRQDSKTESTGREERRREEAEGPQKPIAKPRVKPQPPPGKQKSPQNIRPELNTHVKPLDTRQSKDRKRSTRRSPDLHQSSTHLRPEPRLTTPSHVAARTSSEGTSPRQSLATLSRGSSASDARTQDLLSVDQLSVDEEEGRRESAAAGDSEAPDSSESSSSQSTLIIIPPKRKIRKRDKLRVEILSLTFEPSSRVALDKSVQRVYVEYRLLGVPMETTETPMSLRKPTEGEEVHYNFTRVIYVDGSQSAPLRQYLYTMLEGTDPNQGRLQFTVVSEPMDDDEECVDVGHASLDLQELLLTGNNVIEQQIDIVSMDEDKEVIGNLKVSLEAAKALTGIYQEFHQQDETKEEDKTEGEEEELEEDEKEKKEADEQEEVTEKDQIKVIDYDDDSDF